From the genome of Malus domestica chromosome 04, GDT2T_hap1, one region includes:
- the LOC103427593 gene encoding tropinone reductase homolog At2g29290-like yields the protein MAGFNSQRWSLKGMTALVTGGTKGIGYAIVEELAGLGATVHTCARNEAQIVERLQEWEDKGFKVTGSVCDLTCKAQRENLIKTVSCIFNGKLNILVNNAAICTLRSTADYTLEDFSGMMGTNVESPYHLSQLAYPLLKASEDASIVFVSSIAGLKALPRLSAYAATKGAVIQIAKNLACEWAKDNIRTNTVAPWAVNTGAKVENDDHAEDFRRLIGRTPIRRLAQPNEISSLVSFLCLPAASFINGQVISVDGGFTVSGF from the exons ATGGCCGGTTTCAACAGCCAAAGATGGTCTCTAAAGGGTATGACCGCCCTCGTCACTGGTGGAACTAAAGGCATCGG ATATGCCATAGTAGAAGAGCTAGCAGGACTTGGTGCAACCGTGCATACTTGTGCTCGTAACGAAGCACAGATTGTTGAGAGGCTTCAAGAATGGGAAGATAAGGGATTCAAAGTGACAGGCTCAGTTTGTGATCTCACCTGTAAAGCTCAAAGAGAAAACCTCATCAAAACCGTCTCCTGTATTTTCAATGGCAAGCTTAACATCCTT GTAAATAATGCTGCAATATGTACTCTCAGAAGTACTGCAGATTACACTTTGGAAGATTTTTCAGGCATGATGGGCACCAATGTTGAATCTCCCTACCATCTTTCCCAACTTGCATATCCTCTCTTGAAAGCCTCAGAAGATGCAAGTATTGTATTTGTCTCCTCTATTGCTGGTCTGAAAGCTCTACCCAGACTATCAGCCTATGCAGCAACCAAAG GAGCAGTGATACAGATTGCAAAAAATTTGGCATGTGAATGGGCAAAAGACAACATTCGTACAAACACTGTGGCACCATGGGCTGTCAACACTGGGGCTAAAGTCGAAAAT GATGATCATGCTGAAGATTTCAGACGGCTGATAGGTCGAACTCCCATCCGTCGTCTTGCACAGCCTAATGAAATTTCATCTCTGGTGTCCTTCCTTTGCCTCCCTGCTGCTTCTTTCATCAATGGACAAGTGATTAGCGTTGATGGAGGATTCACTGTTAGTGGTTTCTAG
- the LOC103433451 gene encoding tropinone reductase homolog codes for MAGFDSQRWSLKGTTALVTGGTKGIGYAIVEELAGLGATVHTCARNEVQILERLQEWESKGFKVTGSVCDLTSKAQRENLVKTVSSIFDGKLNILVNSAATCTLRGTTDYTLEDFSSMMETNVESPYHLSQLANPLLKASGNASIVFVASIAGVVALPKLSAYAATKSAVIQISKNLACEWAKDGIRTNAVAPWAVNTGVKVESDGHADDFRRLIGRTPIRRLAQPNEISSLVTFLCLPAASYINGQVISVDGGFTVSGF; via the exons ATGGCAGGTTTCGACAGTCAAAGATGGTCTCTAAAGGGCACGACTGCTCTCGTCACCGGCGGAACCAAAGGCATCGG ATATGCCATTGTGGAAGAGCTGGCAGGACTTGGAGCAACCGTGCATACCTGTGCCCGTAACGAAGTGCAGATTCTTGAGAGGCTTCAAGAATGGGAAAGTAAGGGATTCAAAGTAACTGGCTCGGTTTGTGACTTAACCTCTAAAGCACAAAGGGAGAACCTCGTCAAAACCGTCTCCTCTATTTTTGATGGCAAACTTAACATTCTT GTAAATAGTGCTGCGACTTGCACACTTAGAGGAACTACAGATTACACTTTGGAAGATTTCTCAAGTATGATGGAAACCAATGTTGAATCTCCCTACCATCTTTCTCAACTTGCAAATCCTCTTTTGAAGGCCTCAGGAAATGCAAGTATTGTCTTTGTTGCCTCCATTGCCGGTGTAGTAGCTCTACCGAAACTCTCTGCCTATGCAGCAACAAAAA GTGCagtcatccaaatttcaaagaaCTTGGCATGTGAATGGGCAAAAGACGGCATTCGTACTAATGCTGTGGCGCCATGGGCTGTCAACACCGGAGTTAAAGTTGAATCT GATGGTCATGCTGATGATTTCCGACGCCTAATAGGTCGAACTCCCATCCGCCGTCTTGCACAGCCTAATGAAATTTCATCTCTCGTCACCTTCCTTTGCCTGCCAGCTGCTTCTTACATCAATGGACAAGTTATTAGTGTTGATGGAGGATTTACAGTTAGCGGTTTCTAG
- the LOC103427594 gene encoding tropinone reductase homolog At2g29360-like isoform X2: MAGFDSQRWSLKGMTALVTGGTKGIGYAIVEELAGLGATVHTCARNQAQILERLQEWESKGFKVTGSVCDLTSKAQRENLIKTVSSIFEGKLNILVNSAATCTLRGTTDYTLEDFSSMMKTNVESPYHLSQLAHPLLKASGNASIVFVASIAGVVALPKLSAYAATKSAVIQISKNLACEWAKDNIRTNAVAPWAVNTGVKVESDGHSDDFRRLIGRTPIQRLAQPNEISSLITFLCLPAASYINGQVISVDGGFTVSGF; the protein is encoded by the exons ATGGCAGGTTTCGACAGCCAAAGATGGTCTCTCAAGGGCATGACTGCCCTCGTCACCGGTGGAACAAAAGGCATCGG ATATGCCATTGTGGAGGAACTAGCAGGACTTGGAGCAACCGTGCACACCTGCGCTCGCAACCAGGCACAGATTCTTGAGAGGCTTCAAGAATGGGAAAGTAAGGGATTCAAAGTGACTGGCTCGGTTTGTGACTTAACCTCTAAAGCACAAAGGGAGAACCTCATCAAAACTGTCTCCTCTATTTTTGAAggcaaacttaacatcctt GTAAATAGTGCTGCAACTTGCACACTTAGAGGAACTACAGATTATACTTTGGAAGATTTCTCAAGTATGATGAAAACCAATGTTGAATCTCCATACCATCTTTCTCAACTTGCACATCCTCTCTTGAAGGCCTCAGGAAATGCAAGTATTGTCTTTGTTGCCTCCATTGCCGGTGTGGTAGCTCTACCGAAACTGTCTGCCTATGCAGCAACAAAAA GCGCAGTCATCCAAATTTCGAAGAACTTGGCATGCGAATGGGCAAAAGACAACATTCGTACTAATGCTGTGGCACCATGGGCTGTCAACACCGGAGTTAAAGTTGAATCT GATGGTCATTCTGATGATTTCAGGCGCCTAATAGGTCGAACTCCCATCCAACGCCTTGCACAGCCTAATGAAATATCATCTCTGATCACTTTCCTCTGCCTTCCTGCTGCTTCTTACATCAATGGACAAGTTATTAGTGTTGATGGAGGATTTACAGTTAGCGGCTTCTAG
- the LOC103427594 gene encoding tropinone reductase homolog At2g29290-like isoform X1 has translation MAGFDSQRWSLKGMTALVTGGTKGIGYAIVEELAGLGATVHTCARNQAQILERLQEWESKGFKVTGSVCDLTSKAQRENLIKTVSSIFEGKLNILVNSAATCTLRGTTDYTLEDFSSMMKTNVESPYHLSQLAHPLLKASGNASIVFVASIAGVVALPKLSAYAATKMLLIATSKHHYHCYLIGAVIQISKNLACEWAKDNIRTNAVAPWAVNTGVKVESDGHSDDFRRLIGRTPIQRLAQPNEISSLITFLCLPAASYINGQVISVDGGFTVSGF, from the exons ATGGCAGGTTTCGACAGCCAAAGATGGTCTCTCAAGGGCATGACTGCCCTCGTCACCGGTGGAACAAAAGGCATCGG ATATGCCATTGTGGAGGAACTAGCAGGACTTGGAGCAACCGTGCACACCTGCGCTCGCAACCAGGCACAGATTCTTGAGAGGCTTCAAGAATGGGAAAGTAAGGGATTCAAAGTGACTGGCTCGGTTTGTGACTTAACCTCTAAAGCACAAAGGGAGAACCTCATCAAAACTGTCTCCTCTATTTTTGAAggcaaacttaacatcctt GTAAATAGTGCTGCAACTTGCACACTTAGAGGAACTACAGATTATACTTTGGAAGATTTCTCAAGTATGATGAAAACCAATGTTGAATCTCCATACCATCTTTCTCAACTTGCACATCCTCTCTTGAAGGCCTCAGGAAATGCAAGTATTGTCTTTGTTGCCTCCATTGCCGGTGTGGTAGCTCTACCGAAACTGTCTGCCTATGCAGCAACAAAAA TGTTGTTGATTGCAACCTCCAAACATCACTACCACTGCTATCTTATAGGCGCAGTCATCCAAATTTCGAAGAACTTGGCATGCGAATGGGCAAAAGACAACATTCGTACTAATGCTGTGGCACCATGGGCTGTCAACACCGGAGTTAAAGTTGAATCT GATGGTCATTCTGATGATTTCAGGCGCCTAATAGGTCGAACTCCCATCCAACGCCTTGCACAGCCTAATGAAATATCATCTCTGATCACTTTCCTCTGCCTTCCTGCTGCTTCTTACATCAATGGACAAGTTATTAGTGTTGATGGAGGATTTACAGTTAGCGGCTTCTAG